The DNA region CGCTTGATGTGATGCTGCGCCGGGCAGAGTTTCTTGCGTGCAGTGGCGGGGGGAGGGGTGTGCTCCATCCCAGGGTCGATCATAGCATCCCCCTCCATTTCCTCGTCGTCTggattcccccccaaaaaaaacaaaaaaacaacaaacaaaagtcaaCTAAATGAATCATATCCAATGCGGTGCAATGCGGCCCACAATCCCGCGATAGGCAACTCGCCGTGAAAAAGCGCCTGGGGCGGCATGGCGTCCGGGATAAGGTCGGCCTCCGACagcaggctgggcgtggccgagTGGGAAGCCGGCGTCCCGGGGGCCGAGAAGTCGGGCGAGGGCGACGGCGAGGGGCTGGTCAGCGGCGTCCTGTCGGAAGAACTGAGCGAGGAGAAGTCCACCACCTCACCTTTCTCCAGGAGCACGTCCGGCGGCCGCCGCCCAGCGCCCCCGCCGTTGGCGCCGCCCGCTTTGACGGGCGTGGAAACTGGGCTACGGCCGGCGAAGCCCGCCTCCTTCTGAGCCCGTCGTATGTCTTTGGCCTCCTGCGTGCGAGAGCGCTTCTCTTTGAGCTGCATGGCCGTCTCCACCGGGTTCTTGCTGCCGCCCCGTTTCCGGAGACCTTCCACCATGACAGTAGACTCTGCCGCCGCTGCCTTCAACACGGCACCTGCCGCACCGAGCCAATCATCAATTATGAATAAAAGccagaaagaaacaaaaaacatataaaaTGAATTCCAATGAAAAGTCTGTTCGATGACATGCGGCTCGATTGATGGTGCCCGCAAAATGTGCGCTCGCGCACCTTTAACCTTGGTGACAGCTTTGTGAGCATGGGCGCGCAGGGTGGGAGGTCGGTTGTGGACCAGCTTCCACCATCCCGGTTCGCTGAACTCCTGCGCCCCCGATCGGAAGAAAGCGGGACTCCCCACCGACAGGCAGCCCGCCACCGTGCTCCACCAGGTGGACGTCTTCTTTCTGCCGGGCCGCAAATACGACATGAGACACGCCGGTCGGTCGTCGCGTGAGACAAAGTGACAGGACGTGACCTGGATCCCAGGAGGAAGTTCCAGTGGCGGCTGATGAAGGCGCAGATATCCTCTTTCCAGCGGAAGTAGCCTTGGCGTCCGGTCCCTTCCAGAGAGAGATTGTACATTGCCAGCATTACCACCTGCCAAACACAAACGGACGTTAGCCGCTGTCGCGCAGCCGCCGCCCGTCACGTGATCGTGCAACAACCTGCTGCCAGGTGAGCCGCATCCTTTCGAAGGTCTCCTTGCCTTCTTCGGAGCAGTCGCGGCATACAAACTTGAAAAAGTTGTCGCCTTTCAGGTAGCTGGGCTTGTTGCCACGGAGATGAGCTAGCGTGACAAACCCACACTTTAGCGGCACACCAGCATTGCGGCGTTCCCCCACAAGATCGGGCTCATCGTTTGGGTCCGGCTCCgttaccatttgtgttcaaacggGCTTCGGATGACCACAAAAACTAGGCGAATTTCCGTTGtccatctatggcgttttgtGCGTTATGTGAGCAAAAAGCAAGTGGACCTTTGTGAACACAGTCCCGCCTTGTGATGCGAGTTTTTacagatcttcttttcctttcggcttgtcccagtaggggtcgccacagcgtgtcattttttcccatgtcagcctatctcctgcatcatcAAGACatcattttttaatcttttttggtGGCTTCGACTTATGAGCACAAACGTCCGAGTGAAAAATGAGTGCTGCAACACTTCAGCAAATAgggaacaattcttcaaaaaggaGGTTTTAAGATGCTTATTGCCCATCCCAGCTAAAAGCTTACTCTAAAAATAGTCAGAAAAACAAGATAATTAAAAATTGTGCatttaaaatgtacaaacaCAGGTGGGAAATATATTGTATCTGTACTTTCCCCttcttacattttaaaaactagCTTGTTACTTTTAAGACAATTCGAAAGTTAGTAAGAATGCGAATCCCAGAAGTCGGTCAAATGCCTTGATCGTAGACATCGTAGATACGAAATGCGTCTAGAGCTGCTTGCCAATGGCAACGCTAAGCTTCATGGGTGCAAAGTCTTGGCACACGTCGGGACAAAGTGTCGGTGGACAGCAAAGTCGGAAACGTAAATAACACGGACGCCTGCACGTTGGACTGCGTACATTTGCGCGCACGTTTCACAATCACAACAAGGGAACTTCCATAGgtgaggaaatatttttttttttttttttttaaaacggctGCAATTTCGgtgaacctcttttttttttaggttaagtTTTCCCAAGGTTAACTAACTAGGGCTAATTAGTGCTAGCTATCCCTCAATGACAACTGAAAGACAAAGAAAGTGGCGCACATACTCGCTGGAATCCACTTGTGGCAGCGCTCGCAGTAAAAGGCCAAGTTGTCACAGGCCCACATGGCGTCCACTTCCTCGCCGACATCGCTGGCCAGGGAGTCACCGCTCTGATCATGCGACAGGTCCAACGAGACCTGGTCCTCGGACTCGACGATCAGGAGCGTCTCTCCCTCTACCTCGCCCTCCTCCAGACCCTCGGAAGCGGAGGTGCACGCCGTCTCGTCTTCGCCGCAGCCAAGCTCTCGGCCACCGTCCATGACCTCGCCTGGAAGGGAGGAGACCCGCACTGCGAGGTGAGGTGAACGTCTTTGGGTTAGTGGGGGGCGTGGTCTGGAGGACGGCGCTCCGCCTCCCTCTGCCGCCGCTCCTCTTCCAGGTGAGCGCTCAACTTTCTGTTCTCCTCCAGAAGACGGAGGTTCTCCTTCTTCCGCTCCACGCGCTCCAAATCTCTCAGGACGCCTTCGTGGAGACGCTGCGCACACACATGACCGGCCGCGACCAGTTGAATTGAGTCAAACCCATTCATCCTTTCTTAATGCCACAGATGCTTATTGTGCAATGGAGTCTTTCCCAGTTGACTTGGGGTGAAAGGCAAGGTATGCCCCGGGTTGCTAGGCTACAGAACaatttgttgcctgcttgcgaggCGCATCGCATTACAAGTCCGTGaccatacctcaagcaagccttagaCGGACGCCCTCCCCTGCCCTGAGCACTGCTGATCACCAACACActttccccccattttcttctaatAAGACAGTCAGCGCCACGCACTCGTGTTGCCATCTCCACGGTAACGAGCGTATCTGGCCGCATTTGAGTTGAtcagataaagcccaatgatggtttaaaacaaacaaaagaaaaaagcgggATGTTGAATCAAAGATTTTATTGCTGTCGTCTGacagtgcaatcgtgaaagagtaAGTTTGTCTTTTAGTCTGATCCTTAAGCGTCTTGTCTCCGCAGTCTTCTCTCTCCCATTGCAcagtttttttcataaattttattGGTTGTCAGATATTTGCAGTAACATCAAATACTCCGAAAAAAACTTAAACAATTACtatctaaaaataaactagcttttgtaTTCCTTTCCACCGTTCACACCGGCGacgcagagtaaatgtctttctcggaGCCAATCATCGACGTCGCTGATTGGGACTGCAAATTATGACATCGAAACCGATAAAccgacaagcaaaaaaaaaaaaaaaagaaaaaaaaagacgattaTCTGCAGATTCCGATCAGGCTGATAAAATCGCTTTGTGTAAACAATCGTGGCATGTAAAATGGACCTAATGTAGTTTGTTTCAAAAGTGGCTATTGATTAGTGTACAGACTTCTGGAGATGCCATTtagtcaaaaatgttttttgctcACAGAAACATAGTGACGccaaaaaatgagtttaaagTAAAACGTAAAACTTTGGTTCCAAACCGAGTCAAATCAAATCCTATATATATTTCCATAAGTGGGcaattccaaaacaaaaaacatttttcagtggATTGTTAGCAACAACAGCAATTCGTATGAGGATCTTTTAGGAACCAttggacgaaaaaaaaaaaaaaaaaaaaaaccacacgtAGGAAACCCATTAAATATTTGAAGGGAAACTTGTTCTATTTTActgttatttaaattttttgctAATCTATTCCAAACCTGACCTAGTACGAACCTCGTTGCTAAACAGCTAGCTTAGCTCGACATGAGCCGCTCAAAGCTAAGTGCCATGTCCGTCCTCCTGGTTCGGCTCGGTCGGGCTCACCTGTCTATCCCAGGCCTGCCTGAGATGGACCGCAGTCACGGTGCTCACAGTCAGAAGCACAGAAAGTCCCAGAACCGCTTTAGAGGTCCGAGACATAACGttatcatttctttttcttcttctttttcctttccttcgtgttcttcttcttcttcttcttcctgtgCTGTTTTGTGAGAGTTCGCAACAAAGGTTTATGTGCATTACCCCCACCTAGTGTTCTTCCAAACGTATGATCCCTAATAAAAACCGTCCGtcctgcttctcctcacgaggatcgccgACATGCGGTAATTTATCCCAGCGATCTTGGGCGAGAGCCGGGATACACCCTAAAGTGGGCATCAGCAAATtggatcgcagggcacatacgaACAAAGACCTctgggcagtttagagtcttcaatcaacctaccacggATGCTTGATGATTgcacttttatacattttagtGAAGCACGTCTAAAATGTTATGGTATGTCATATTCTGTGTATTTGCAATGGTCGGGGATGATTCACAAGGTTTGGATGTTGTTGTGCGGAAAGGTTTTAAAAAAGACATAGAGTCACTCTCCCTCCCCCAAAAGATGTGTCATGTTTCAGGGTGCTGGGATTAAACGCGGCGGTTCCGTGCCTGCGGGCCGGCCGTTCACGATCAGACAGCAGAGAGCTCGTGAGGAAAACGAGATGACGGATTAAGGAGCTCGATAACGTGTTTGTAATCAGGGGATGTCCACACTGACCATTAAAGAGACATTTTATTGATCAATTGCCAGAAATAAGTAGCATAcgagtaaaaataaatagtcACAGCAGTAAAACAAATCAAACGTTAGTGCGAGTGCATCAAGACGTGAGGTTGTCAGCGTTTAGTgcactttcacacacacaccccccccccctttatttACACACGTTTTAGTCTTTCTTTCGAACGGGGTTAGggttattttgcactttgacGGGAGCTGTTGTTTTCAGCTTCTTCGACTCTtcccaaaagaagaaaagcagcagcaacaacaacaacaacaacaacaaaatgcaaaaaggcTTTGTTACCCTTTCACGTAATAGTGTGTCAGTTTTCAATGTATTGTTCCTTCGCAatggttgccccccccccccccccccagaaaaaaaaaataataatctttttaCAGACACAGAGCCCAATTGTACAGAGTCGGCAGCCTTTCTTGGAAGCTGTCGGGGAAAGCAAAATTCCAAAGGAGGAATCTCACAGAGTTTTCATCCAGTGAGGGCAACCCGACCTGTTCTCTCTCTTACTTCACGTGAGTTCATCCTAGCCCTTGTTCTCCCTTTTGGAGCCAACGACCCCTCACCAAACTCACGTTTCCCCCTTTGTCCCAATGTGAGAACGTGATCATGGTTGTGTCTGATAAACTCAAGATGATGGTCGCGCACGTCCGTGTAGGTGGAGCTTTTCACGGAGGCTTCTTTTGCTCAAACATTCCGTCTACAATCGTTGAAACGAGGACAAACTTTTGATCGTGAAGCAGGAACCACCAACAGCAGATGGTCGCCACGGAAAACAACAACTTGTCCACTAAGGAGACAGTTTTGGATCTCAATCAGAACGCAAAGCAAAACCTCAAGAGACCTCAAGACGGCACGCGGACCCCCAAGCAACACACAGCAGTCGGTGTCTCCGGCATGTGGCCACCCCAGACCCGCACGCGCCTCCCGAGATCCTCCACGTCGGGGACCACAGCTTTCATAGCACAGCGCTGCGTGTACACGCGCATCAACAAAACGCAATGTAAACATGATTCAAGAAACCAAATACACCTGAGACGTCTCTTTCAATCAGCTTCCAATGGCTGCGTCATTTCCTGGTTCTGTCGCCATAGCAACCTCAAATGGCAGAAAAGGGCTGTGGGCGTGTTTGTGCATCAACTTCTGTGTCACAACTtctgaaacaaaacatttttgttttgctaatGTTGGCTTATGAGCTAGCTggttcaaaaagacaaaaacaaacaaacaaacgtaaaaaataaaaaaaaacagcacaagtGAAAAGCCATTTCATAAAGTGTggttagcctagcttagcatAGCACTGAATGTCAGATTCAAAGCACAGATCTGGAGTTTTATTCAGGGTCAGTTCAAGAGGTCTTCCGAAGCAAAATGGTGGCCATGTTATCTAACATGCTAGTTTTAGGCTACTGCTAGCAAACCACTAGCTCGTTAGCTTgtcctttatttctttttggcaAACTTATTTTTTGCAGTGAGCTCATGAAAGGACCGCACCTGCTGGTGTCATGTCAACATACAACACATAAATCTAAACAATACTGGCACTGTATTGATTTAGCTAGTCACCGtgctaagctaggctaaagggTGGGGGGCTAGTACACAGCCAACACAGAAGGTCGCAGGTAGCAGGTCAAAGAAATCTTGTTGTGCATGCATTCGCTTGCACCTGCTACCACgtgtgaaacaacaacaacaaagtcagTGGAAGAGTCTCGCCGCGACGCGTTTATATCGGGAAGTTCCATGTACTACTTGGAAAGTTTTTCACCGCTCATCGTGAGCGACCGCAACCTGTCTCGTTGAGTCAAAACTGGTTGTTTGAAGTCCCACTGTAGCGAGTAGCGCTGCGTGAAAAAACCCATGGGGAACTTGGATGATGTCATGACAGAGAGAGTGCAAAGAACTGATAGCCAGGACTGAGAGAGATCAGAACAGACAGATCAAAAGTGGGTGAACTAACACAGAGCGTGAACATCACAGCGAACGGCGATCCGTGAGAAAAGCAGCGGGGAAGTGGGATGATGTCATGTGACATTTGAAGGTGTGTCCGTTTGCATCGAGGCCTGGCAGGAGGTCCGACAACTCGTTCCAGACGAGTGAAGAGTGATCGGCATGGAGACAACTCCCGAGCGACCGGTCCAAATCAAGCCACAGATGAGAGCAACGACAGACGGCGGTGGCCAACTGAGGGCCACCGCCAATCACACGTACTTCCTGTTTGATGATGACTCTTTGGTGCCGACGTCAATGGTCAGGGTCAAGTCTTCAGGCTAGGAAGGGGAGGAGCCTCACCAGTGAcgcgagctagctagctagctagcatcgCGTGGTGGCGAGGACCGTGGACTGTCTCCGCCCCCTCCGTGGAGCTCCACCCCCAATTACTGGCGGACCTCGTTTGCGATCAGACTGTCCTCCCCTGAGTGGAAATCCGCCTCATTGATGTTGTTGCCGCCATTGAGCATGTCATCATCCTGGGACGACGCCCGGTCCTCCTCGGCGCTGCCCCCCGGCTCGTCCGAGTTGGGGTCTTGGAGTACCTGAGCGATGTACATCTGCTGCTGGGGGCAGACAGCATTTGCAGGTTAGCCACATTGCTAAAAGCGGACATCCGCTGCCGAGCGGGCGTTGCTAACCGTGCACATCTGCTGGAGAGTGAAAGACGGCATTAGCCTTGACGCTAACAGCTATGGTCTTCAATGCGGCCTATATTACATAACACACCATCTACATTATCCTGACTCCTAGAATATGACGTATTTTATCCCGAAACTGTTATTAATATATTTGCCacgtcatttttcaaatttataatcATTCGGTCATTTAGGTGGACCATTAGTATGACTTGTTTAATCATTGGTCAATCGTTCAACCCTAAAATTGCCTACTTGTAAAGTCTATGACTTATATTAAAAATTGACTGCTCAGCGGAGCCGAGGCTAGCC from Syngnathoides biaculeatus isolate LvHL_M chromosome 9, ASM1980259v1, whole genome shotgun sequence includes:
- the LOC133505674 gene encoding protein PET117 homolog, mitochondrial; protein product: MSRTSKAVLGLSVLLTVSTVTAVHLRQAWDRQRLHEGVLRDLERVERKKENLRLLEENRKLSAHLEEERRQREAERRPPDHAPH
- the kat14 gene encoding cysteine-rich protein 2-binding protein, with protein sequence MDGGRELGCGEDETACTSASEGLEEGEVEGETLLIVESEDQVSLDLSHDQSGDSLASDVGEEVDAMWACDNLAFYCERCHKWIPATHLRGNKPSYLKGDNFFKFVCRDCSEEGKETFERMRLTWQQVVMLAMYNLSLEGTGRQGYFRWKEDICAFISRHWNFLLGSRKKTSTWWSTVAGCLSVGSPAFFRSGAQEFSEPGWWKLVHNRPPTLRAHAHKAVTKVKGAVLKAAAAESTVMVEGLRKRGGSKNPVETAMQLKEKRSRTQEAKDIRRAQKEAGFAGRSPVSTPVKAGGANGGGAGRRPPDVLLEKGEVVDFSSLSSSDRTPLTSPSPSPSPDFSAPGTPASHSATPSLLSEADLIPDAMPPQALFHDDEEMEGDAMIDPGMEHTPPPATARKKLCPAQHHIKREADSEYDEGHQGDYDEAVGSQLSSAAHEGPDRKRPARCDKSHGGGTPQIPRHAPISLYEERMLRRRLDACTLALAVTPQACRLRRKLMVRQAKRQRGLPLLDIDRALSLVGGVYGARPAAGQEAGGGQCGAGSRDLRVLDRFQVSCPARRGFAPPQLSFSCRLTGADGALEQSIKSPYTSRLLKPYIRRDYESRPLRMRLLAEIRAHPHRREPGWTPEADAPLDYCYVRPNHIPSVNAMCQHSFWPGVDLSECLQYPDFSVVVLYKKVVVGFGFMVPDVKYNEAYVSFLLVHPEWRRAGIGTFMIYHLIQTCMGKDVTLHVSASNPAMLLYQKFGFQAEEYILDFYDKYYTLDSAECRHAFFLRLRR